In Trichomycterus rosablanca isolate fTriRos1 chromosome 25, fTriRos1.hap1, whole genome shotgun sequence, the sequence AACTAATGCTAATGTTAACGTACACACAACCGGTGTATTTAACGTTTGTAATATAAATGTGTCCAGAAATTATCAATAAAGATCATCAATAAAGCACCACGTTATGACCAAGCACCATGGGTAACAGAATTGATGGTCCAGTTGCAAATTGTCACAGTAAAACAACTCATTAgtaaagaatgtttaaaaaatgtgtagTTTAAGACAGAAGTTCTATCGTCTAATCTGGCGCAGCCTGGGTGATGgtggactctctctcagactgtaTCTGGGTGCCAGTTTTGGCGTTTTCGGAGGTTCTAATGGAGCAGCAACTTTCAcagtatttttcccataaagtCTCTTCTCATAGACCAGAAGCTGGTCCCAGAATCCCTCATTGAGGCGGACGGAGGGTCGGCTCTGCCTCACCCAGTGGTGAGCCTGGCACAGGGTCACTCCTTTGTACTTCATGAGATAGGCCATGATCAGTGCGGGTGAGCGACTCATGCCCGCCGCACAGTGCACCAATGTGCCACCCGTGCGGTTGTTATGGATGCGGGCGGCCACGCGGTCGAAGTGTTCGCTGAGGCGAGCGGTGGGTAGATCGGGCACAGCCACTCGCACACTCTCCACACCTGGGTATGAGGGGCAGCTGTGAGACAGGGTGGCATTAACGATCAGGGTGAAGCCATTACGGGTCAGGAGGGTTCGGTTCAGCGGTGCATCCGCTCCACTTAGGAAAAGATTCGGGGTGATCTGGGACAAAGACATGGAGCTGTAGAGGATGAAAAAGACAGATTTTGTTCAGAACATTCTGtacttttctcttctttttagaacttcaaaaaa encodes:
- the si:ch1073-184j22.2 gene encoding dual specificity protein phosphatase 18; protein product: MSLSQITPNLFLSGADAPLNRTLLTRNGFTLIVNATLSHSCPSYPGVESVRVAVPDLPTARLSEHFDRVAARIHNNRTGGTLVHCAAGMSRSPALIMAYLMKYKGVTLCQAHHWVRQSRPSVRLNEGFWDQLLVYEKRLYGKNTVKVAAPLEPPKTPKLAPRYSLRESPPSPRLRQIRR